Proteins co-encoded in one Alkalispirillum mobile genomic window:
- a CDS encoding thioesterase family protein, translating into MNLYFRLLWLSLMARFRPRLGALDQSVVRMRVWPFDLDLNRHMNNGRFLTLMDLGRIDLMLRSGLGRVVVRERWMPVIASSMVRWRRSLLPFQRFELRSRMLWWDDKWFYVEQRFVRDGRTVAIGLVKGVIRRKGGHVAPAEVFARVLGHEPEAPPVPAAIADWQAFEGHLSGLD; encoded by the coding sequence ATGAACCTGTATTTCCGCCTGCTGTGGCTCAGTCTGATGGCCCGCTTCCGGCCCCGGCTGGGGGCATTGGACCAGTCCGTGGTGCGGATGCGGGTCTGGCCCTTCGATCTGGACCTGAACCGGCACATGAACAACGGCCGCTTCCTCACCCTGATGGATCTGGGGCGGATCGACCTGATGCTGCGCAGCGGGCTGGGCCGGGTGGTGGTGCGGGAGCGCTGGATGCCGGTGATCGCCTCGTCCATGGTGCGCTGGCGCCGTTCGCTGCTGCCCTTTCAGCGGTTTGAGTTGCGGAGCCGCATGCTCTGGTGGGACGACAAGTGGTTCTACGTGGAGCAGCGCTTCGTGCGCGACGGGCGCACGGTGGCCATCGGGTTGGTGAAGGGGGTGATCCGCCGCAAGGGCGGGCACGTGGCACCGGCGGAGGTCTTCGCCCGTGTGCTCGGGCATGAGCCGGAGGCCCCCCCGGTGCCCGCCGCCATTGCGGACTGGCAGGCCTTCGAAGGGCACCTCTCTGGCCTGGATTGA
- a CDS encoding OmpP1/FadL family transporter, translating into MSHFPRARTLAVALPCALALGSVSGTATGAAFALKEQSATALGNAFAGATAGAEDITYSFFNPAALAWGSGTEVALVGSYILPKFEYESDEPAPYPGANRSKSEEAAFVPVGYAAWNLRDDIRMGIGVTVPYGLETDYDSDWVGRYDAINTDLMTVDINPSIAWRVNEQIAVAAGVSAQYADASLSSAVPAFDLATESASLDPARDGELDVEGDNWAYGFNLGALFEPVEGTRIGVAYRSRITHDLSGDADFSAPEDAAPGMERQDQSVGGEAKLRLPETLSIGIHQDLNERWAVMADATWTRWSRFEDLTVTFDDPLLLGGPEGVPNAAADESSDEYSWNDTWFVALGATYRPNEQWALRAGVAYDESPVSSCCRTPRIPDEDRTWLAFGATFEPSDRVKLDFGYTYIWLKDADIELNHENDNLPTVEGEYESSVQILTASFNYRF; encoded by the coding sequence ATGAGCCATTTCCCCAGAGCCAGGACACTGGCCGTTGCACTGCCTTGCGCCCTCGCCCTGGGCAGCGTCTCGGGCACTGCCACCGGGGCCGCCTTCGCCCTGAAGGAGCAGAGCGCCACCGCGCTGGGCAACGCCTTCGCCGGCGCCACCGCCGGCGCAGAGGACATCACCTACAGCTTCTTCAACCCCGCCGCCCTGGCCTGGGGCTCGGGTACCGAGGTCGCCCTGGTGGGCAGCTACATCCTGCCCAAGTTCGAGTACGAGTCGGACGAGCCAGCGCCCTACCCCGGCGCCAACCGGAGCAAAAGCGAGGAGGCGGCTTTCGTGCCGGTGGGCTACGCCGCCTGGAATCTGCGGGACGATATCCGCATGGGCATCGGCGTGACCGTGCCCTACGGGCTGGAGACCGACTACGACAGCGACTGGGTTGGCCGCTACGACGCCATCAACACCGACCTGATGACCGTGGACATCAACCCGAGCATCGCCTGGCGGGTGAATGAGCAGATCGCCGTGGCGGCTGGGGTCTCGGCGCAGTACGCCGACGCCAGCCTCAGCAGTGCTGTGCCGGCATTCGACTTGGCTACCGAGTCGGCCAGTCTGGACCCGGCGAGAGATGGGGAGTTGGACGTAGAGGGTGACAACTGGGCCTACGGCTTCAACCTTGGCGCCCTATTCGAACCCGTTGAGGGCACGCGAATCGGCGTGGCCTATCGCTCCCGCATCACCCATGATCTCAGTGGTGACGCCGATTTTTCCGCTCCCGAAGATGCCGCCCCGGGGATGGAACGCCAGGACCAGAGCGTCGGTGGGGAAGCGAAGCTTCGGCTCCCGGAAACGCTCAGTATCGGCATTCACCAGGACCTGAATGAGCGCTGGGCCGTTATGGCCGATGCCACCTGGACCCGCTGGAGCCGCTTCGAGGATCTCACCGTCACCTTCGACGACCCGCTGCTGCTGGGCGGCCCGGAGGGCGTGCCCAACGCTGCCGCCGACGAGTCCTCGGACGAGTACAGCTGGAACGACACCTGGTTCGTCGCCCTCGGCGCCACCTACCGCCCCAACGAACAGTGGGCCCTGCGGGCGGGGGTTGCCTACGACGAGAGCCCCGTCAGCAGCTGCTGCCGCACCCCGCGCATCCCGGACGAGGACCGCACCTGGCTGGCCTTCGGTGCCACCTTCGAGCCCAGTGACCGGGTAAAGCTGGACTTCGGCTACACCTACATCTGGCTCAAGGACGCGGACATCGAACTCAACCACGAGAACGATAACCTGCCGACGGTGGAAGGCGAGTACGAGAGCTCCGTCCAAATCCTCACCGCTTCCTTCAACTACCGGTTCTGA